One region of Takifugu flavidus isolate HTHZ2018 chromosome 14, ASM371156v2, whole genome shotgun sequence genomic DNA includes:
- the LOC130537391 gene encoding uncharacterized protein LOC130537391 isoform X2, with amino-acid sequence MRRLKCEKRRDSGLCIKRDTPLKTAVRRGNKGQRFLPIQHYEALPEESESNIKPGHCQSSKLQGCRSAFIGNPEDNAALPAVPISRNSSPHVSPEASTKPSVTSGSTASLSLESDLSFSSDNDEVDDTCSCTSAASNSLPSPEIFRKETSEEVLFSPFKEEFLAVCLHNKNSTLLDASHAVSILMHPAPNLSTISDNSALRADANLKAKQHGGSEADVKMGSSVSSATKVLQPKTPLKLPKRKPILFRKKVWFKSPLIQSKDAPASKLPVHCDNEPFQTSSPVQHIKPEDNTSNGGQMDPEEAPRSK; translated from the exons ATGAGGCGGTTAAAGTGCGAGAAAAGACGTGACTCCGGACTGTGTATCAAAAGAGATACGCCTCTGAAAACAGCagtgaggagaggaaaca AGGGCCAGAGGTTTTTACCTATCCAGCATTATGAAGCACTTCCTGAAGAATCTGAG agtAATATTAAGCCTGGTCACTGCCAATCATCTAAATTACAGGGATGCAGGTCTGCATTTATTGGGAACCCTGAAGACAATGCAGCCTTGCCTGCTGTGCCAATTTCTAGAAATTCCAGCCCCCATGTGTCCCCAGAAGCAAGCACAAAACCATCAGTGACGTCTGGAAGCACCGCATCACTTAGCCTGGAGTCAGATTTGAGCTTCAGCTCTGATAACGATGAGGTCGATGATACTTGTTCCTGCACCTCTGCAGCTTCCAACAGCCTTCCCTCTCCAGAGATCTTCAGAAAAGAAACAAGCG AAGAAGTGCTATTTTCGCCTTTCAAGGAAGAGTTCCTGGCTGTTTGTCTTCACAATAAAAATTCTACCTTGCTGGATGCGAGCCACGCTGTCAGCATCCTCATGCATCCAGCCCCCAACCTTTCCACAATATCTG ATAACTCTGCTCTTCGGGCAGACGCAAACCTGAAAGCCAA GCAACATGGAGGAAGTGAAGCTGATGTCAAAATGGGGAGCTCGGTCTCATCAG CAACCAAAGTCCTTCAACCAAAAACTCCACTGAAA CTCCCCAAAAGAAAGCCCATTTTGTTTAGAAAGAAGGTGTGGTTCAAAAGCCCCCTGATTCAATCAAAAGATGCCCCAGCCAGCAAGTTACCAGTTCACTGTGACAATGAGCCGTTCCAAACTTCCAGCCCTGTTCAGCACATAAAACCGGAAGACAACACGTCCAACGGAGGTCAGATGGATCCTGAGGAGGCACCCCGGTCAAAG TGA
- the LOC130537391 gene encoding uncharacterized protein LOC130537391 isoform X1 gives MRRLKCEKRRDSGLCIKRDTPLKTAVRRGNKGQRFLPIQHYEALPEESESNIKPGHCQSSKLQGCRSAFIGNPEDNAALPAVPISRNSSPHVSPEASTKPSVTSGSTASLSLESDLSFSSDNDEVDDTCSCTSAASNSLPSPEIFRKETSEEVLFSPFKEEFLAVCLHNKNSTLLDASHAVSILMHPAPNLSTISDNSALRADANLKAKQHGGSEADVKMGSSVSSATKVLQPKTPLKLPKRKPILFRKKVWFKSPLIQSKDAPASKLPVHCDNEPFQTSSPVQHIKPEDNTSNGGQMDPEEAPRSKVRLKRSITKTPERAKFFHFSSDSDEEAFFQRMRERCDKLWSIPFFPLTAENTLNGSS, from the exons ATGAGGCGGTTAAAGTGCGAGAAAAGACGTGACTCCGGACTGTGTATCAAAAGAGATACGCCTCTGAAAACAGCagtgaggagaggaaaca AGGGCCAGAGGTTTTTACCTATCCAGCATTATGAAGCACTTCCTGAAGAATCTGAG agtAATATTAAGCCTGGTCACTGCCAATCATCTAAATTACAGGGATGCAGGTCTGCATTTATTGGGAACCCTGAAGACAATGCAGCCTTGCCTGCTGTGCCAATTTCTAGAAATTCCAGCCCCCATGTGTCCCCAGAAGCAAGCACAAAACCATCAGTGACGTCTGGAAGCACCGCATCACTTAGCCTGGAGTCAGATTTGAGCTTCAGCTCTGATAACGATGAGGTCGATGATACTTGTTCCTGCACCTCTGCAGCTTCCAACAGCCTTCCCTCTCCAGAGATCTTCAGAAAAGAAACAAGCG AAGAAGTGCTATTTTCGCCTTTCAAGGAAGAGTTCCTGGCTGTTTGTCTTCACAATAAAAATTCTACCTTGCTGGATGCGAGCCACGCTGTCAGCATCCTCATGCATCCAGCCCCCAACCTTTCCACAATATCTG ATAACTCTGCTCTTCGGGCAGACGCAAACCTGAAAGCCAA GCAACATGGAGGAAGTGAAGCTGATGTCAAAATGGGGAGCTCGGTCTCATCAG CAACCAAAGTCCTTCAACCAAAAACTCCACTGAAA CTCCCCAAAAGAAAGCCCATTTTGTTTAGAAAGAAGGTGTGGTTCAAAAGCCCCCTGATTCAATCAAAAGATGCCCCAGCCAGCAAGTTACCAGTTCACTGTGACAATGAGCCGTTCCAAACTTCCAGCCCTGTTCAGCACATAAAACCGGAAGACAACACGTCCAACGGAGGTCAGATGGATCCTGAGGAGGCACCCCGGTCAAAGGTGAGGCTGAAAAGGTCAATCACGAAGACCCCAGAGAGAGCAAAGTTCTTTCACTTCAGCAGCGACAGTGATGAGGAAGCATTCTTTCAGAGGATGAGAGAAAGGTGTGACAAGCTGTGGAgcattcctttttttcctctcacggCTGAAAACACTCTGAATGGTTCATCCTAA